One genomic segment of Candidatus Fusobacterium pullicola includes these proteins:
- a CDS encoding LysE family transporter, whose protein sequence is MIIATLKGVITGLILSLPFGPVGIYCMEKTMMEGQKKGYISALGMVTVDIIYGVIALLFMTYVEGFILKYESWLQILVALFLLLVGWKKLEKREKIKKIECTPTGMVKDYFTTFFLAIANLSGIFTILVIFTTLKVYSEDVSIVAPFIALGIMLGGATEWFITTYVIAHSTKVLHEDRLIKISQISGGLIFIFGILILARCILKIL, encoded by the coding sequence ATTATAATAGCAACATTAAAAGGGGTAATTACTGGTTTAATATTATCTTTACCTTTTGGACCAGTAGGTATATATTGTATGGAAAAAACTATGATGGAAGGGCAAAAAAAGGGGTATATCTCAGCACTTGGAATGGTAACTGTGGATATAATATATGGAGTTATAGCACTTTTATTTATGACTTATGTAGAGGGATTTATACTGAAGTATGAATCATGGCTACAAATTTTAGTAGCTCTTTTTCTTTTACTTGTAGGTTGGAAAAAATTGGAGAAGAGAGAGAAGATAAAAAAGATAGAGTGTACTCCAACAGGAATGGTAAAGGATTATTTTACAACATTTTTTCTAGCAATAGCTAACTTATCTGGAATTTTTACAATTCTTGTTATTTTTACAACTTTAAAAGTTTATTCGGAAGATGTTTCAATAGTAGCACCTTTTATAGCTTTAGGAATAATGCTTGGTGGAGCAACTGAGTGGTTTATCACCACTTATGTGATAGCACATTCTACTAAGGTTTTACATGAAGATAGATTAATAAAAATATCTCAAATTTCAGGAGGACTTATATTTATATTTGGAATATTGATATTAGCAAGATGTATATTAAAAATTTTGTAA
- the mnmA gene encoding tRNA 2-thiouridine(34) synthase MnmA encodes MENREFEKYLTYNENNKKIKVAVAMSGGVDSSTVAYILKKQGYDLIGVTMRTCNPEDSDAKKVCDDLGIPHYVLDATKEFKTVVMDYFVNEYLQGKTPNPCMVCNKHIKFGMLIEFARSLGADFMATGHYTQLKDGVLSMGDDLNKDQVYFLSQMNKDNLKYVMFPIGDLEKPKVRELAEQLGVRVYAKKDSQEICFVEDGKLKEFLLEQTRGKAGKKGNIVTTDGKILGKHNGLSFYTIGQRKGLGIAQEKPLYVVELDSKNNCVIVGDNELLFKDELLARDINLISVDKVEELDGKICWAKTRSRDRLHKCQLKLQENGNIKVKFLEEKVRAITPGQGVVFYDEEKKVLGSGFII; translated from the coding sequence ATGGAAAATAGAGAATTTGAAAAATATTTAACTTATAATGAAAATAATAAAAAGATAAAAGTAGCTGTAGCTATGAGTGGAGGAGTAGATTCTTCTACAGTTGCGTATATTTTAAAAAAGCAGGGATATGATCTTATAGGAGTAACTATGAGAACTTGTAACCCAGAGGATTCAGATGCTAAAAAAGTATGTGATGATTTAGGGATACCTCATTATGTTTTAGATGCTACAAAAGAATTTAAAACGGTAGTTATGGATTATTTTGTTAATGAGTATTTACAAGGAAAAACTCCTAATCCATGTATGGTATGCAATAAACATATAAAATTTGGAATGTTGATAGAGTTTGCTCGTTCATTAGGAGCAGATTTTATGGCTACAGGACACTATACTCAATTAAAAGATGGAGTATTATCAATGGGAGATGATTTGAATAAAGATCAAGTTTATTTCCTTTCACAAATGAACAAAGATAATTTAAAATATGTAATGTTCCCAATAGGTGATTTAGAAAAACCAAAGGTAAGAGAGTTAGCTGAGCAATTAGGAGTAAGAGTTTATGCTAAAAAAGATTCTCAAGAGATATGCTTTGTTGAAGATGGAAAATTAAAAGAGTTTTTACTTGAGCAAACAAGAGGAAAAGCTGGAAAAAAAGGAAATATAGTTACAACTGATGGAAAAATTTTAGGAAAACACAATGGACTATCTTTTTATACAATAGGTCAAAGAAAGGGACTTGGAATAGCACAGGAAAAACCTTTATATGTAGTGGAGTTAGATAGTAAAAATAACTGTGTAATAGTTGGAGATAATGAACTTTTATTTAAAGATGAATTATTAGCTAGAGATATAAACTTGATATCAGTTGATAAAGTTGAAGAGTTAGATGGTAAAATTTGTTGGGCAAAAACTCGTTCAAGAGATAGATTACATAAATGCCAACTAAAATTACAAGAAAATGGAAATATAAA
- a CDS encoding zinc ribbon domain-containing protein has product MFFIGVFGIGNKNKNLGTVTFKCTGCIGEKFSLMELSRSFDIFFIPVFRYNREYIIICEKCRSVYKLKATSISKILDKKQVEYEDIEKIILEANTCPYCGANVIGEFKYCPKCGKLLKD; this is encoded by the coding sequence ATGTTTTTTATAGGAGTCTTTGGAATAGGGAATAAAAATAAGAATTTAGGCACGGTAACTTTTAAATGTACGGGGTGTATAGGAGAGAAATTTTCGCTTATGGAGTTAAGTAGGAGTTTTGATATCTTTTTCATTCCTGTATTTAGATATAATAGAGAATATATTATAATCTGTGAGAAGTGTAGGAGTGTTTATAAGTTAAAGGCTACTTCTATTTCAAAGATTTTAGATAAAAAGCAAGTAGAATATGAAGATATTGAAAAGATAATATTAGAAGCTAATACTTGTCCTTATTGTGGAGCTAATGTAATTGGAGAGTTTAAGTACTGTCCTAAATGTGGTAAATTATTAAAAGACTAA
- a CDS encoding dipeptidase, whose translation MKIFDGHADIWYDVAQKRKNGEENIVKKYHLDRFRAGNVMGGIFIAYLEHNDELDDEKEMFHLINSTIHEIKSNSEIFNIIKRKGDFNRGIVDEKLNVIMGVEGLRAIGSNLDWLDTLYELGFRHASLTWNEENDLATGVAGDESRGLTPLGIEVIKKMEKLGMIIDVSHANEKSFWDIYNNTSKPFIASHSNAKALCNHRRNLTDEQIKAIASRDGVIGVNAYKHFISLDSHNQTLERFVDHIEHIISLVGIRHVALGFDFCEYLYTDKKEEDINPKGLENVSKAMGIIKELARRGYEESDIRKIAFENFMRIAETVLED comes from the coding sequence ATGAAAATTTTTGACGGTCATGCTGATATTTGGTATGATGTAGCACAAAAAAGAAAAAATGGTGAAGAAAATATTGTAAAAAAATATCATCTTGATAGATTTAGAGCTGGAAATGTTATGGGTGGTATCTTTATAGCCTATCTTGAACATAATGATGAATTAGATGATGAAAAAGAGATGTTTCATTTAATTAATTCTACTATCCATGAAATAAAAAGTAACTCCGAGATATTTAATATTATAAAGAGAAAGGGTGACTTTAATAGAGGAATTGTTGATGAAAAACTTAATGTCATTATGGGAGTAGAGGGATTAAGAGCTATTGGAAGTAATTTAGATTGGCTTGATACTCTCTATGAATTAGGTTTTAGACATGCTTCTCTTACTTGGAATGAAGAGAATGATTTAGCTACTGGTGTAGCTGGAGATGAGAGTAGAGGACTCACTCCTCTCGGTATAGAAGTCATTAAAAAAATGGAAAAATTAGGAATGATTATAGATGTTTCCCATGCTAATGAGAAAAGTTTCTGGGATATCTATAACAATACTTCTAAACCTTTTATAGCTTCTCATTCTAATGCTAAGGCTCTTTGTAATCACAGGAGAAACCTTACTGATGAACAGATAAAAGCTATTGCTAGTAGAGATGGGGTAATTGGAGTCAATGCCTATAAACACTTTATTTCACTTGATTCTCATAATCAGACTTTAGAAAGATTTGTTGACCATATTGAGCATATTATATCACTAGTTGGAATAAGACATGTAGCTCTTGGATTTGATTTCTGTGAATATCTATATACTGATAAAAAAGAGGAAGATATTAACCCTAAAGGACTTGAAAACGTCTCTAAAGCTATGGGTATAATCAAAGAGTTAGCTAGAAGAGGATATGAAGAAAGTGATATCAGAAAGATAGCCTTTGAAAATTTTATGAGAATAGCTGAAACTGTACTAGAAGATTAA